The following coding sequences are from one Triticum aestivum cultivar Chinese Spring chromosome 5A, IWGSC CS RefSeq v2.1, whole genome shotgun sequence window:
- the LOC123102513 gene encoding protein FAR1-RELATED SEQUENCE 5, with protein sequence MEAARSEGDELIADYVDCLMSLDTNAQSVQNNNLILGDPVIEAGVAASVGGITEQNAMKDFVPPEDPKEPLLGMTFESDEAAKTFYNEYARHLGFPFRVGRSRRSKGAEEVVVMRRFVCSREGMYRKKNPSSDEATKKRERMSMREGCNAMMEVVRESNHWVVSKLDTAHNHNLGTCSRVGYLRDRGLLDASNKITMMGSDGVPFLRQNILGEGGDAQGLLDYLKKMQGNDPAFFHAIQVDKNSCLMNVFWADARAKLAYQHFGDAVTFDTTYKKNKYMMPFVTFSGVNHHLQRVIFGCALLMEDTECSFVWLFETWLAAMSGKAPCSLVTDQNRAMKAAIGRVFPHTCHRFCKWHILSRTKQKLAHTYSEHPTLIDELESCVIESETINTFETAWMSIIDTYDLRNNTWLQAMYNIRQKWVPLYLMDTFCAEISKAQKLETMNDFYKKYFSTKVTLEVFLTQFDLSTENHYEEEAKADMDTSLNLVTTKTASPMEKQAARTYTKAVFSRFQEEFTESLAYIIQKTKDGCISEYNVMKDENSSDTFCVTYNASNKMAKCSCKYFEFSGILCRHILGVFIIVDPHLLPPDYYLKRWTRKARDCGLLEYNCDNHQDDACQSITSRYDVLCADAIRYAEKGSGSETVYKAAKDILQKAYEEIIVYERNPTRVSQRDAININEDVMVDDSMTDQSLPDSRQKVTNLLGQFLVSSWSP encoded by the exons ATGGAAGCTGCAAGGAGTGAAGGGGATGAGCTGATTGCGGATTATGTTGATTGCCTCATGTCCTTGGACACCAATGCTCAGTCTGTGCAGAACAACAATCTGATTCTCGGAGATCCAGTCATAGAAGCAGGAGTAGCTGCTTCGGTTGGTGGTATTACGGAGCAGAATGCCATGAAAGATTTTGTACCTCCAGAGGACCCTAAAGAGCCATTGCTAGGTATGACATTTGAATCTGATGAAGCAGCAAAGACTTTCTACAATGAGTATGCCAGGCACCTTGGATTTCCCTTCCGTGTTGGTAGGTCTCGCCGTTCGAAAGGTGCAGAGGAGGTTGTCGTCATGAGGAGGTTTGTTTGCTCAAGGGAAGGCATGTACAGAAAGAAGAATCCATCATCAGATGAGGCTACAAAGAAGCGTGAGAGGATGTCTATGCGGGAAGGTTGCAATGCTATGATGGAGGTGGTCAGAGAATCAAACCATTGGGTTGTTTCCAAGCTTGACACAGCTCACAATCATAACCTTGGCACCTGTAGTAGAGTTGGGTATCTTCGTGACAGAGGTCTGCTTGATGCCTCCAATAAGATCACTATGATGGGCTCAGATGGAGTGCCCTTTCTGAGGCAGAATATTCTTGGGGAAGGCGGAGACGCTCAAGGTCTTCTTGATTATTTGAAGAAGATGCAAGGCAACGACCCTGCTTTCTTCCATGCCATACAGGTCGACAAGAATAGCTGTCTAATGAATGTTTTCTGGGCCGATGCTAGAGCTAAACTTGCTTATCAGCATTTTGGGGATGCTGTTACATTTGACACAACATACAAAAAGAACAAGTATATGATGCCCTTTGTTACCTTTTCAGGAGTCAATCATCATCTTCAGCGTGTTATATTTGGATGTGCATTGCTTATGGAAGATACTGAATGCTCATTTGTTTGGCTATTTGAAACATGGCTGGCAGCAATGAGTGGGAAGGCACCATGTTCACTAGTTACCGACCAAAATCGGGCCATGAAAGCTGCAATTGGAAGGGTTTTTCCGCATACCTGTCACCGCTTCTGCAAGTGGCACATTTTGAGTAGAACCAAACAGAAGTTAGCTCATACATACTCAGAGCATCCTACTTTAATAGATGAGTTAGAAAGCTGTGTTATTGAGTCTGAAACAATCAACACATTCGAAACAGCGTGGATGTCAATCATTGATACTTATGATTTAAGAAATAATACATGGCTTCAAGCAATGTACAATATCCGCCAAAAATGGGTTCCTTTGTACCTGATGGATACATTCTGTGCAGAAATATCTAAAGCGCAGAAGTTAGAAACCATGAATGATTTCTACAAGAAGTATTTTAGTACGAAGGTGACACTGGAAGTTTTTCTAACCCAATTTGATTTGAGCACAGAAAACCATTATGAGGAAGAAGCAAAAGCAGATATGGACACTTCTTTAAATTTGGTGACGACAAAGACTGCATCACCAATGGAAAAGCAGGCAGCACGTACCTACACCAAAGCAGTCTTTAGTAGATTTCAGGAAGAATTTACAGAGTCTTTGGCATATATTATTCAGAAAACTAAAGATGGCTGCATAAGTGAATACAACGTCATGAAAGATGAAAATTCATCAGATACATTCTGTGTGACCTACAATGCCTCCAATAAGATGGCAAAATGTAGTTGCAAATACTTTGAGTTCTCGGGTATTTTATGCCGTCATATTCTAGGAGTATTCATAATAGTTGATCCACATTTACTTCCACCTGATTACTATTTGAAGCGTTGGACAAGGAAGGCCAGAGACTGTGGTTTATTAGAATACAACTGCGATAACCATCAAGATGATGCTTGTCAGTCCATTACAAGCCGTTACGATGTTCTATGTGCTGATGCCATCAGATATGCTGAGAAAGGATCTGGATCAGAGACAGTGTACAAAGCAGCAAAAGATATCTTACAGAAGGCATATGAAGAGATTATTGTTTATGAAAGAAATCCAACGAGGGTATCACAAAGGGATGCTATAAACATCAATGAGGATGTCATGGTTGATGATAGCATGACTGATCAGTCTTTGCCTGATTCCAGACAGAAG GTGACTAATCTGCTTGGCCAGTTTCTTGTCTCCTCTTGGTCTCCCTGA